CTCAGCGATGGGCAGAGACCAGTGGTGGGCAGGCTCCTACCGCTGTCATGCGCTCGCGCTGCTCTCTGGAGCGTCTCCTAACGAGCTGATGGCTGAGCTCTATGGCAAAGTCACGGGAAATGCGAAGGGAAGAGGGGGCTCCATGCACTTCTTTACCGATCGTCTGCTTGGAGGTTTTGGAATTGTTGGCGGACAGATCCCTATTGCTACCGGAGCGGCTTTTGCAGTCAAGTATAGCAAGAGTGTCAAAATGGCTAAGCCGATGCCCGCATGCGAGGTTGCAGTCTGCTTCTTCGGGGAAGGGGCTGTAGCACAAGGAGCTTTCCACGAGTCTCTTAATCTCGCCTCTCTCTGGGATCTTCCTGCCATCTATGTGATCGAGAACAATCAGTGGGGAATGGGAACAGGCGTCGATCGCGCAATCTGTGTGAAGCCGATCGCAGAAAAAAAGGGCCCGAGTTTTGATATGCAGGCCTACACCTTAGATGGGATGGATTTTTTCAACTGTATCGCGGGATTCCAGCACATCTACGAGCAGATAAAGAAGGACTCGCGTCCAGTTATCGTTGAAGCTATTACTGAACGCTTCCGCGGACATTCAATCTCGGATCCTGCGCTCTACCGAGCTAAAGAGGATTTAAAGCAGTGCATGGAGCGCGATCCGCTAATCATCATGTTTAAGACTCTAGCTGCAATGGGAATGATCACAGAAGCCGAGTATCAAGCGATGGATAAAGAGCAGAAAGATATAGTCGTCGCTGCAATGAAATATGCTGAAGAGAGTCCTTGGCCAGACCCCATCGAGCTAGGGGAAGATGTCTTTGCTCCGGAGAGATCATGACGCAAGTTATTGAGATGCGCGAAGCGCTCAGACAAGCAATGGATGAGGAGATGGAGCGCGACCCTACCGTTTTCATTATGGGTGAAGAGGTTGCCGAGTACAACGGAGCCTATAAAGTTACAAAGGGAATGCTCGACAAGTGGGGCCCCGAGCGCGTCATCGACACTCCTATTGCGGAGCTTGGTTTTGCAGGTCTTGCCATCGGCGCTGCCATGGCAGGACTGCGTCCTGTTGTTGAGTTCATGAGCTTCAACTTCTCCTTCGTCGCGTGCGACCAGATCATCTCTAATGCGATCAAAATGTACTACATGTCTGGCTGCAGATACACGGTTCCTATCGTCTTTAGGGGGCCAAATGGCGCTGCAGCTCAAGTCTCTTCTCAACACTCTCACTGCGTTGAAGCGATCTATGGGAATCTGCCTGGTCTGATTGTGATCGCTCCAAGCAACCCCTATGACGCAAAAGGTCTTTTAAAGAGCGCGATACGCAGCAACAATCCCGTTCTCTTCCTTGAGAATGAGCTGATCTATGGCGATAAGATGGAGATTCCGAAGGAGCCCTACCTGGTTCCAATTGGAAAGGCGCGCATAGTTAGAGAGGGTAAGCACGTCACTCTTATCTCGCATAGTCGTATGGTTCTCCTTTGCAGAGATGTTGCCGAAGAGCTTGTCAAGAAGGGAGTTCAAGTTGAAGTCATCGATCTGCGCACAATTAAACCTCTGGACATCACCACGATCGCAGAGTCTGTACGTAAAACTCACAACTGCGTTCTAGTTGAAGAGGGACATACTTTTGCGGGCATCTGTGCCGAAGTCGGCTTTCAGATCATGGAGCACTGCTTCGACTATCTCGATGCTCCCATTAAGCGCGTCACCCAGTGTGAAACCCCGATGCCCTATTCAAAGACGCTGGAAAAAGAGACGATGCCGACAAGAGAAAAAATCATTCACGCCATTGAAGAGGTTCTAGCCTAGGATGCCTTTTACACTCACCATGCCAAAGCTCTCTCCTACGATGGAAGAGGGAACGATTGCCAAATGGCACGCAAAAGAGGGACAGCTCGTAAAGGCTGGGGATCTTCTTTTTGAGGTTGCAACGGATAAAGCAACTGTCGAGCATAGCGCTCTGGATGAGGGGTGGCTCCGCAAGATTCTCGTAAAAGATGGAGAGTCTGCTCAGGTTAACCAGGCAGTTGCCATCTTCACTGAAAAAGCAAACGAGAGCATCGATGGTTATACTCCTGAAGGCATTTCTAAAGCTAAACCCGCTCCCGCAGCTCCAGTTGAAAAGATAGCTGAAAAACCGACCGCTCCCCAGGCGGCGCCAGCGGCTCCCGCAGCAGGGGCTATGCAGCAGCCATCATTTGTTCCAGAGGCTCCGCTTCCAAACTACACATTTGAAGGGCCTACAGGGGTTGTAGAGGGTCACCAGCCCATCTCTCCACTCGCGAGGCGCCTTGCTAAAGAGAAGGGAGTCGATCTCTCTACAGTAAAGGGAACAGGACCTCATGGAAGAATCGTGAGTCGCGATCTGGAACTCGGCCAACCAGCAGGGGCTGTCACTTTTGGCAGACGCGAAGTGCCGCAAGTTGCGCCTGGCACCTTCGAAGAAGAGGCGTTAACTCCGATGAGAAAGGCGATTGCAAAGAGATTGCAAGAGTCTAAAACATTTATTCCCCACTTCTATGTCCGGCAGGAGGTGAGTGCAGATGCTCTCATGCAACTGCGCGAGCAGCTTAAAGCTGGGGGCCTTAAAATCTCTGTTAACGACCTCGTTGTGCGAGCAGCAGCCCTCTCTCTACGCGAGCATCCAGCCATCAATAGTGGGTTCAACTCCACGACCAGCAATATCATCCGCTTTAAAACAATCGACATCTCGATTGCCGTCAGTCTACCTCTTGGGCTGATCACTCCCATTGTTCGGCATGCCGATTACAAAAATCTTGGACAGATCTCTTCAGAAGTTAAGCAGCTGGCCGACAAGGCGCGCCACGGAAAACTCGCCCGAGAAGAGTACATGGGCGGCTCGTTCACAATCTCGAATCTGGGTATGTATGGCGTCAGCGACTTTGCTGCCATCATCAACCCTCCTCAAGCGGCAATTCTTGCGGTGAGCGCTGCCGAGGAGAAGGCTGTCGTGTGTGATGGGAAGATCGTCCCAGGAAAGACGATGATGCTAACGCTCTCTGTCGACCACCGAGTGATCGATGGTTCAGATGCGGCTAAGTTCATCAAGACTATCCAGAAGTTTATGGAGAATCCGGCTCTTCTGCTGCTGTAAAAGAGAGCTCGCAAATATTGAGCTCGTCGAAATCTTTCATCTCGGGATCAAAGAACAGACATTTCTGTACCAGACCTGAAGGTACGCGCACCAGTCCATCAACAAGAAAAACGCAGCCCATGATAACTTGACATAAAAACGCAGCAGCCCAGCTTTCGTCGAGCGATTCATTGCTGCAAAAAGCAGAAGGTGCTGTGAAGACCATAGCAATAAGAGAGATGGGGACCCGGATAGCCTCTTCTACAATGAGTACAACAAGAAGAGCTGAGTAGCAGAGCGCTCCAATCACTCTTCTTCCTAAGTTCTCTAAATAGAGCTCATTGTTTGCATCAATAAAATTAGTGACTTCATTCATAAGGTCGTAGGTTAAAGGAAACCATTCGTGACCTTGTTCGTCTGCATCTCTGATAGCTGCTTCTTTAATTGATATTACCATGAGTTCTTTTCCTTATTAAAATTTTAGCAAGTGCAGATCGTAAGTTCTGATAGATCTTTAGGTATGCCAAACTCGTCTCGTGCATCCAGCAGACACTTCTGTATCAGAGCCGAGGGTACGCGCACCACCCCATCAACAAGATATGCGCAGCCCACAAAAACTTGAACTAGAGAGGCGCCTGACCAGGTTTTTTCGCACGCTTCGCTGCTGAAAAAAGAAAAAGGAGCTGTGACGAGTGCAGCTGCAAGAAAGAGGGGAATCCGTATAGCCTCTTCTACGATGAGAGCAACCAGAAGCCCGGCGTAGCAGAGCGCTCCAATCACTCTTCTTGCCATGTTTTCTAAACATTCAATCTCTCTATCTACACATGTAAACCCCGTTACCAGATCCAGAAGGCGATAGGTTAGTGGCGCGTATGCATAACCTTCAGTATTTGGATTTCTTATATTATCTAGGTTAATTGGCATTACCATGAGTTCTTCTCTTTTTTATGCTATTTTAAGACCAGTGAATAAGAGCCACGTCATCCAGATCTTTACGCGTTCCATCCTCATTCTTGGCATCGAGTAGGCACTTTTGAACCAGGGCTGAAACTATGCGCACGGGTCCATCGACGAGGTAGATGCAGCTTGCAAAAACTTGAGTTGCAAAAACTTCGCCTTGGCTGTTGTTCCAGGTAATGAAGTCTCTCTCGTCCAAGCAGTAGTGATAAGCGGTTGCCATGCATGTCATAATAGAAAAGAAACAGAGTCGTGCAAACTCTTCCACGAAGAGGGCACCTAGAAGTCCGGCGTAGCTGAGCGCTCCGAAAACGCGCCGTCCCATGCTCTCTAAACACTCCATCTCTACATCTTTTTTTACGTATCCGGAGTCTTCAGCAACCGCTACTTTAGGACTCATAAACTCTGTTACCTTGTCCAGCGCAATGTAGGTTAGCGGCATTAAGTTGGCATTTTCATCTTTCGCTTCAATGAAGCTTTGAAGGTTAAAGTTTCTCAGATCTCGTAGGCTTAAGCTGATTACCATTTCTTATTCTCCATGTAAAAATTGCAAGTAGATATAATATTATAACGCTTTTTTTAAGAAAATACAATTGAAAAATATTTTAAGTTTTTTTGTGAAAATATATCTTTAAATTGATAGCTTCTTAGAGAGTGTCTACAAAAAAGACTAAAAAAGCATGTTGCTGCCTTTGTAGACATCCTCTTAGAGCCAGCGCTTGCGCTTGAAGAAGATGAGGCCTGTAATGGAGAGGAAGAAGATCATTCCCATTACAAGTGCGAATGCATGGGGTCCCTGAGATAGGGGAAGGCCTACGTTCATGCCATAGAGGCTGGCGATCATCGTAGGGATGCTGAAGATGATGGTTAACGAGGTGAGGAGCTTAATCGTCTTGTGGAGGTTGTTTGTGAAGATGATCTGGTAGGAGTCTCTCAAGCTACGAATACTCTTCACAACACTTGAACAGAGCTCCTCCGACTGCCTTATCGCGTTTAAAAGGTCGTCAGCCTGCTCTTTATCTCGCTCTTCTATGATCTGCGACTTTCCTAGCGCTATGTTCTGCAGAACAGTGCGCAGCGGCACTAATGCCGAGAGCATCTGATTCAAAACCTCTTCGTTTTTTGTTAGGGCTGTGATGTCCTCGCTTTCCACGCTGATCATCTCTTTTTCTTGAGTCAAGACCAGGTAGCGGACGCGTCTAATCTGGATATTGAACTCTTGGCTGATTTTTAAGAGGAGCAGGAGAAGGAGCTTAGACTTCTGCCTCGTAGAGATCTTCGGAGCTCTCTGCACAAAGGTTTCAATCAGCAGGCTCTTATCAGGAGAGATGGTGATAAAATACTTCTCCGACAGAATGATCGTCAGTGTAGATGTATAGAGGCCGATCTCGTGATCTGTGGGGTAGCGGGTAAAGATAAGAAGGTGGTTTTTGATCTGCTCAAGACGCGGCATCTCGTAGCGGTCGAGACAGTCTTGCAGATCGGCATACTCGAGCCCTGTGAGGGCGCAGATGGCGTTGATGTCCGAAGAGTTGGCCTCATCCGCAATGATCCAGCACCCCTCTTCGGGATTGGGGATCAGTATGAACTCCTCGTCATCGGCACTTTTAGAGTAGAAGCGTAGCATTCGTCCTCAATAGAGCGATGATCTAATTTGTGTGAACCCCAGGTCTTGCTGCAAGAGGGCTAGGTTTGTAGTAACAGCCACGCTGCTCGTGTGAGTCTCTTCTTCGCCTGAGCCTTCCATCAGCTGGCTATAGAATGTATGCATATGACCCTTCAACGCCTCTAAATGTCCTTTGAAGACGTCTTGCTGAGAAGAGGGGAGTCGTATGAGGAACTTGTGGATCTGGCTAAGAGTGTGCTGGTACTCTTCTTGGAGGGTATCCATGAGCGTGCGGTTGCCGCTGTTGTGTGCCATCTGGGTGTGAATCTGTTCGACCGTCTCCACAAGGGCTCTAAGCTCCTGTTGAGGTCCAAAACCACCAGGTCCAAACGCGGGCGCTCTGCCCGAAGATACAGGGGGAATATGCATAGCTCATCTCCTTACCCCCTTCCTAACCTATTACTAATTCTTTGAAAAGCAGATAAATACTGGAGTCGCTTAAGGAGAGTGATGATTAGTTGTAGAGACATGTCGGGTAGGCCGAAGAAAGCTTCGCTTTCGCGTCAGTCGCAGTTGTAGTTAAAGAAGGGAGAGAGAAGATCGGGCGCGGGCACGCACACGGGCACGTTTACGAAAGAGAAAAAGGGAGGGGACACGGAAGAGAGGGGAGAAGATCGGATACGCCTCTTTCTTTCGTGAACGTGTGCGTGCCCGTGCCGGTGCCCGATCTCCTTCTTCGCATGGAGCGCACACTATCTGACATGTCTACTCTGGCTGTTCGTAAAACTCATGAAAAATCTAAGAAACTTTATGAGCTATAGGTGCCGCCCCGGTTTTGCCAGGGGCTGTCAATTCAGCTTTTCTGAGGTGTGAATGCATTTTTCGAGCTTCTCGATTTCTAAAGCGTTGAGGCGCTCTTCGAGCTCCTCGATCTTTTTGACATACTCGCCAATTTTGCGGAGATGGACCTGCTGGCGGTTGTGGTCGGCAAGAGACATGACGGGACTGCCCGAATACTTGCCTGGTTCTGAGATGGACTTGCTTACGCCGCCACGCGTTGCAATCATGATGTGATCGCCAATTTCAATGTGGCCGACGATGCCTGCTTGTCCTCCGATGATCACGTGCTTTCCTGTTTTGGAAGAGCCCGCGATGCCGGTTTGAGAGACGATGATGTTGTGCTCTCCGATGCTGACGTTGTGAGCGATCTGCACGAGGTTATCTATTTTTGTGCCTCGAGAGATCTTTGTAACTTTAAAGCGGGCGCGATCGATAGTTGTGTTGGCGCCGATCTCTACATCATCTTCGATGACGACAGAGCCGAGCTGATCGAGCTTCTTGTGCTCTCCCTTATTGTCGGTTGTAAAGCCAAACCCGCAAGAGCCGATAACTGCTCCGGGTTGCAATACAACTCTACAGCCAATTGTAGTGGCTTCGCGGATGACGACATGGGGGTGAATGGTGCAGTCCGTTCCGATTGTGCTCCCTGCTCCGATGAAGACGAAGGAGGCGATGCGTGTGCGCTCCTGAATCGTGCAGTTAGCATCAATAACAGCATAGGGGCCTACTTGCACATCCTTACCCAGCTTGACGCTAGGGTGTACAACGGCAGTGGGATGAACTCCTGTAAATCCCGAGCGGATAGAGTCGGTGAGAAGTAGCTTTTCGACGATGATTTGAAAAGTGCGAGAAGGGTTATCTGAAACGAGAAAATTTCTGCCCTCAGTGAGGGGAGTCTCTCTTCCAATGCAGATAACCCCGGCTTTCGACGCTTCCATCGCCGTGCGGTAGCGCGGATTTGCTAAGAAGGAGGCGTCTGCAATAGTTGCATATTCCAGCGCCTCCACTCCACAAATTTGATGGTCAGGGTCGCCCACCAGCGTAGCTTCCGCTAGCTCGGCGAGCTCCTTAAGTCGAAAATATTTAACAGCCCTTTCCACAGACTTACTTCACTTGTGTTTGTGCTTCAGGCTGGACAGCTTCTGGTGTGTTCTGAACAGTTGCTCCAGGCTGAACGGCTGGTAGTTGCGCGTTCTTCTTAGACTCTTGCTCAAACACTCTGTCCATTTCACCTACAACTAGGTTGGTAACTTCGAGCTGAGGTGCATAGAAGAAGCAAGCCTCTTTGTTGATCACCATAGTCAGCTTCTTCTCTTTTGCCACGCGCTCAGAGGCACTGCTGATGCTGCTTGAAAGCATCTGGACAATGCGCATGTTTGCCTGGTTAAGAACTTGGTAGTACTGCTGCTGGTAGCGGTTTAGCTCTTCGTTTAAAACGCGGAACTTATTTTTTAGCTCCTCTTCGCCCTCAGGAGAGAGTCCATCCATGAACTCAGTGTCGCTGAGTTTGTTGTTGATCTCAACGAGCTGCTTGTCTGTATCTTCGAGAAGAGTAGAGAGCTGTTTTTTGAGGGATTCGAATGAAGACTGCTCTTGCTTACCTAGCTTAGAGTCGGTAATGCATGAAGCGAAGTTTACAACTCCGACGTTTTGTGCGCCTTCGGCTGCGTCACACGCAGAAGAGAGTGCTACTAGAGATGTTAAACAGGTGAGAATGAAACGTTTTTTCATAATGTTGCTCCTTAAAATGTTCACGATTAAAACTGTCCTCCCATCGAGAAGAAGAATTTGCGGACCTGGCCGTGGTTGTCTGGGTTAACAGGGAAGCCCATACCCAAGATGACGGGAACGCGGTTGATCAGCTCGAGTCTTACGCCAAAGCCGTAGCTCAAGTTGTAGTGACCGACTCTAAAGCGCTTCATGGAGACTGCACCCGCATCCGCGAATACAAATCCATCTACCACTTTGAAGATCTCTTGCAGGTACTCCACAGAGAAGAGAGAAGAAGAGATACCCCCGGTAGGATCTCCGTTGCTAAAGCGAGGTCCGAGGTCGAAGGCCTTGTATCCGCGAACGGAGTTCTCACCACCCAAGAAGAAGCGCTCACTCATAGGAATGTCATCGGCGTGATGCGTTTTAATTACAGGTTCGATGAATCGGAACTCGGCGCGGTACTTCATGATGCCGCGTCTCCAGAGCTGCTGGTAGAAGCTGTTGATGTAGCCGAAGCGTAAGAAGGTGAAATCACCGCCGATACCCGTGAACTCGCTCTCAATTAGTGAGCGGAAGCCATTATGCGGCTTCAGTGCGCTATCTGTAGAGTCGTAGTTGAGTGAGACGCCACTGCTTGAGAGAAGGCCGCCGGATCTAGCCTCTTGGCGCTCACGTTTTGTCGCGCCATGATCTACTTGTGTGCTCGATTCGCGGATGCGATATCTCCAGTTAAAGGACCAGTAGGGAGTAAGGGGATAGGAGGCGAAGACGCTCCCACCGAGGGTGCGGATAGTATAGTCTTTTGCTTGCAGGCCGCTTCTTCCCAGTTCTCCATTGACACCCACGCGCCAGAGGGTATCGCGGAAGTAGGGGGTCAGCCAGGAGACGGTGTAGTTCTGCTGTTTCGCACCGACGTTAATTCTCGCCTGAGCATACTCACCACCGCCGCGCACTGCAGAGGCGCCTTTAGAGAAGACCTTCCCTAGGCCGCGGTAATTAAAGTTACTCTCGGAGATATCGATACCCCCGAAGATGTTGTCCGCAGAGCTGAACCCTGAAAAGAGGCTGATACTGCCTGTGTGCGTCTCTTCTACCTCGATAAAGACATCTCTGTAGCTCTCGCCGAGGGACTGATCATCCTGTGTCCGCACCGCATAGACGTTTACATTCTTGAAGTAGCCGATGTTTTCTAGACGAGCCTGTGTCGCTTTAAGTTTGGCAGAGTCGAAGGTCTCTCCTGGTATTAGAAGAGATTCGTGAAGAATCACACGAGCCTGCGTCTGAGAGTTTCCCACGATGCGGATCATTCCGATCTTGTACTTCTGCCCCTCTTCGATTGTGAAGCGCACATTGTAAATGGGGGCGTTTTCCGCAAGTTGAGTCTCATATTGAACGCTCGCATCGATATGACCTTTGCGGCCGTATAGATCTTTGATGTACTGGGTTGTCTCTCGAAGCTTTTCAGGCGAATAGGTATCTTCTGGATGTACCAAGAAGTGGTTCTCAATCTCCTGATCCGTAAAGAGGGTATTTCCCTCAAAAGTGATCTCTCCAAAATGGAAAACAGGACCGCGATCGGCGGTGATTTCGATGATGATCTTTCCCTGTGTAGAAGACTCGAGGATCTGAATGTCTACTCGTGCATCGGCATAACCATTATTCTGGAGGAGGTTAACAATAGTTAAATTGTCCTGCTCAAGAGCTTCTTCGTTGAAAATTCCAGTTCCTAAAACGAAATTAGTGAAGAAGTTGTACTTCTTGGTGTGGATCATATCCAAGAGTTCAGACTCTTCTTCGCTTGTGAACCCTTTAAAGACGATCTTGTCGATCTTTCCAGAGCGCCCTTCGGTGATGCTGATCTCGATGTCTACTTCATTCGTTTTTGTGTCGGAAACAACGCGGTAGTTGAGTTGCGATTCGAAGTAGCCCTTTTTGACGTAGTACTCTTTCAGCTTGTTGAATGCGCTGTTGAAGGTCTGGCGGTTGAATGAGGAGGAGGCCTTTATTCCGAGCTCTTTTTGTAGAGTCTTGGTCTTAATAAACTGATTTCCATACCAGTTGATCGTGCGGATGGTCGGTCTGGGCCAGAGTTTGAGCGTGATGTAGACCTCGCCATTGACGACATCGATTGATGGTTCAACTCGGTCATACTCATCAGAAAGAGCCTTCAAGTCATTATCAAAAGTTGTCTGTGAGAAGGGGTCTCCCACTTTTGTCTTTAGTCTAGAGACAATCAGCTTCGAATCAAAAGAGTAGAGCGGCGGTGGATTTTCAAGGGTAACGGAAATATTGCCGATAACGCGTTCTTCGTAGGCCTCGACTGCAGCCGCAAGAAGGGGAGTTGTCGGAGCGGAAATAGATGCGCATGTGAAGAAGATTAAAGAGAGCGCGCGAAAAGAGGTTTTGTTCATCAGTCGGAGTGTTCCGCAGGGGCGTTTCAAAATGTTGGTCGATTATAGTTATCGGGATGAAATATTTGCAAACACCCTCTTAACGATAGAGCAGATACTTATCCCGTGTTTTAAGGAAGGCCTCGCGCTCTTCCTGCTGAAAGGGGATTAGCTTCCAGGCGACATAGCGATCCGATAAAAGGAGGTTCCACATCTCTTGATTTCCGCAGACCTTGCAAAAAGATTTTTTCTTTGCTGGGCTGATTGCAGCAAGTCGTGAATCTACCTGCTTGGGATAGAGAGTCTTTAGCATTCCCAGAAGCAGAGATTGCACCGCCGACGGCCGGTATTGAGTGGGAGAGGTAATAATAATTTTTACCCCCTGGCACTCTTTATTCTTGTAAGGACCGTAGAAGGGGCGGAAGTAGAAAGGGAGAAATTTAACCCCCGGCAGCTTCTGCTTGTTCAGCTGTTTTGCAAACTCTGCGGCATTGATCCACGGAGCCCCAACGAGCTTAAACGGCAGGGTGTACCCAATCCCGATGTTCACCAGTTCTAGCATCCCTAAAATCCCGGTAGAGGCGTAGAAGAAGGGGGTGTCGGCTTCAGGGATGTAGGGGCTCGTTGGGATCCAAGGGAGCCCTGTATCCTTAAAGCTCATCGATCTCTTCCAACCCCGCATCGTAATCACTTTAAGGTTGCATCCAACTTTATACTCCTCGTTAAAAAAACGAGCGAGCTCGCCGATTGTCATCCCGTGGCAGTAGGGGATGTTGACGTAACCCAGAAAAGAGCGGAACTCCTCTTTCATCATCGGGCCATCCACAACGATGCCATTCATCGGATTAGGCCTGTCGAGAACGATGACGGGGATGTTTCTTTTTGCAGCCTCTTCCATCACGTAATAGAGGGTTGAGGCGTAGGTGTAGGACCTGCATCCGATCTCCTGGATGTCGTATACAAGGGCATCAACTCCCTTTAACATCTGATCGGTGGGGCGTCTCGTCTCTCCGTGCAGGCTATAGATAGGGATCGATTTTGCAGAGTGGGGGAGATGTTCGGCA
Above is a genomic segment from Chlamydiales bacterium containing:
- a CDS encoding DUF1343 domain-containing protein, which codes for MKTLFLTLFLFLSPFVTASEGVSTGVDLFFEEGHAASLLMNKKVGLITNHTGINRDFKSTIDLFREAKEFSLVALFAPEHGLNGNAYAAEHLPHSAKSIPIYSLHGETRRPTDQMLKGVDALVYDIQEIGCRSYTYASTLYYVMEEAAKRNIPVIVLDRPNPMNGIVVDGPMMKEEFRSFLGYVNIPYCHGMTIGELARFFNEEYKVGCNLKVITMRGWKRSMSFKDTGLPWIPTSPYIPEADTPFFYASTGILGMLELVNIGIGYTLPFKLVGAPWINAAEFAKQLNKQKLPGVKFLPFYFRPFYGPYKNKECQGVKIIITSPTQYRPSAVQSLLLGMLKTLYPKQVDSRLAAISPAKKKSFCKVCGNQEMWNLLLSDRYVAWKLIPFQQEEREAFLKTRDKYLLYR
- the lpxD gene encoding UDP-3-O-(3-hydroxymyristoyl)glucosamine N-acyltransferase — protein: MERAVKYFRLKELAELAEATLVGDPDHQICGVEALEYATIADASFLANPRYRTAMEASKAGVICIGRETPLTEGRNFLVSDNPSRTFQIIVEKLLLTDSIRSGFTGVHPTAVVHPSVKLGKDVQVGPYAVIDANCTIQERTRIASFVFIGAGSTIGTDCTIHPHVVIREATTIGCRVVLQPGAVIGSCGFGFTTDNKGEHKKLDQLGSVVIEDDVEIGANTTIDRARFKVTKISRGTKIDNLVQIAHNVSIGEHNIIVSQTGIAGSSKTGKHVIIGGQAGIVGHIEIGDHIMIATRGGVSKSISEPGKYSGSPVMSLADHNRQQVHLRKIGEYVKKIEELEERLNALEIEKLEKCIHTSEKLN
- a CDS encoding pyruvate dehydrogenase complex dihydrolipoamide acetyltransferase, which gives rise to MPFTLTMPKLSPTMEEGTIAKWHAKEGQLVKAGDLLFEVATDKATVEHSALDEGWLRKILVKDGESAQVNQAVAIFTEKANESIDGYTPEGISKAKPAPAAPVEKIAEKPTAPQAAPAAPAAGAMQQPSFVPEAPLPNYTFEGPTGVVEGHQPISPLARRLAKEKGVDLSTVKGTGPHGRIVSRDLELGQPAGAVTFGRREVPQVAPGTFEEEALTPMRKAIAKRLQESKTFIPHFYVRQEVSADALMQLREQLKAGGLKISVNDLVVRAAALSLREHPAINSGFNSTTSNIIRFKTIDISIAVSLPLGLITPIVRHADYKNLGQISSEVKQLADKARHGKLAREEYMGGSFTISNLGMYGVSDFAAIINPPQAAILAVSAAEEKAVVCDGKIVPGKTMMLTLSVDHRVIDGSDAAKFIKTIQKFMENPALLLL
- a CDS encoding magnesium transporter CorA family protein; protein product: MLRFYSKSADDEEFILIPNPEEGCWIIADEANSSDINAICALTGLEYADLQDCLDRYEMPRLEQIKNHLLIFTRYPTDHEIGLYTSTLTIILSEKYFITISPDKSLLIETFVQRAPKISTRQKSKLLLLLLLKISQEFNIQIRRVRYLVLTQEKEMISVESEDITALTKNEEVLNQMLSALVPLRTVLQNIALGKSQIIEERDKEQADDLLNAIRQSEELCSSVVKSIRSLRDSYQIIFTNNLHKTIKLLTSLTIIFSIPTMIASLYGMNVGLPLSQGPHAFALVMGMIFFLSITGLIFFKRKRWL
- a CDS encoding OmpH family outer membrane protein, with the protein product MKKRFILTCLTSLVALSSACDAAEGAQNVGVVNFASCITDSKLGKQEQSSFESLKKQLSTLLEDTDKQLVEINNKLSDTEFMDGLSPEGEEELKNKFRVLNEELNRYQQQYYQVLNQANMRIVQMLSSSISSASERVAKEKKLTMVINKEACFFYAPQLEVTNLVVGEMDRVFEQESKKNAQLPAVQPGATVQNTPEAVQPEAQTQVK
- the bamA gene encoding outer membrane protein assembly factor BamA, which produces MNKTSFRALSLIFFTCASISAPTTPLLAAAVEAYEERVIGNISVTLENPPPLYSFDSKLIVSRLKTKVGDPFSQTTFDNDLKALSDEYDRVEPSIDVVNGEVYITLKLWPRPTIRTINWYGNQFIKTKTLQKELGIKASSSFNRQTFNSAFNKLKEYYVKKGYFESQLNYRVVSDTKTNEVDIEISITEGRSGKIDKIVFKGFTSEEESELLDMIHTKKYNFFTNFVLGTGIFNEEALEQDNLTIVNLLQNNGYADARVDIQILESSTQGKIIIEITADRGPVFHFGEITFEGNTLFTDQEIENHFLVHPEDTYSPEKLRETTQYIKDLYGRKGHIDASVQYETQLAENAPIYNVRFTIEEGQKYKIGMIRIVGNSQTQARVILHESLLIPGETFDSAKLKATQARLENIGYFKNVNVYAVRTQDDQSLGESYRDVFIEVEETHTGSISLFSGFSSADNIFGGIDISESNFNYRGLGKVFSKGASAVRGGGEYAQARINVGAKQQNYTVSWLTPYFRDTLWRVGVNGELGRSGLQAKDYTIRTLGGSVFASYPLTPYWSFNWRYRIRESSTQVDHGATKRERQEARSGGLLSSSGVSLNYDSTDSALKPHNGFRSLIESEFTGIGGDFTFLRFGYINSFYQQLWRRGIMKYRAEFRFIEPVIKTHHADDIPMSERFFLGGENSVRGYKAFDLGPRFSNGDPTGGISSSLFSVEYLQEIFKVVDGFVFADAGAVSMKRFRVGHYNLSYGFGVRLELINRVPVILGMGFPVNPDNHGQVRKFFFSMGGQF
- the pdhA gene encoding pyruvate dehydrogenase (acetyl-transferring) E1 component subunit alpha; translated protein: MKSAKSVEYHYFPHETEKLARAIGEKRLLDVLKSMLLIRNFEIRAESAYQQGKVGGFFHSYMGQEAIATAAFSAMGRDQWWAGSYRCHALALLSGASPNELMAELYGKVTGNAKGRGGSMHFFTDRLLGGFGIVGGQIPIATGAAFAVKYSKSVKMAKPMPACEVAVCFFGEGAVAQGAFHESLNLASLWDLPAIYVIENNQWGMGTGVDRAICVKPIAEKKGPSFDMQAYTLDGMDFFNCIAGFQHIYEQIKKDSRPVIVEAITERFRGHSISDPALYRAKEDLKQCMERDPLIIMFKTLAAMGMITEAEYQAMDKEQKDIVVAAMKYAEESPWPDPIELGEDVFAPERS
- a CDS encoding pyruvate dehydrogenase complex E1 component subunit beta, with protein sequence MREALRQAMDEEMERDPTVFIMGEEVAEYNGAYKVTKGMLDKWGPERVIDTPIAELGFAGLAIGAAMAGLRPVVEFMSFNFSFVACDQIISNAIKMYYMSGCRYTVPIVFRGPNGAAAQVSSQHSHCVEAIYGNLPGLIVIAPSNPYDAKGLLKSAIRSNNPVLFLENELIYGDKMEIPKEPYLVPIGKARIVREGKHVTLISHSRMVLLCRDVAEELVKKGVQVEVIDLRTIKPLDITTIAESVRKTHNCVLVEEGHTFAGICAEVGFQIMEHCFDYLDAPIKRVTQCETPMPYSKTLEKETMPTREKIIHAIEEVLA